The region AACCCACGTACAACTTAAATTATTAAATCCTTGtcaatgaatgcatgcatgcatggtgtgtcTAACCTCTGGAATGTAAGCATCCATGTCCTGCAGTGTGACTGAGGGCCATGAAAGAGTTTCCTGCAGCTCCAATAACTCAGCAGACCTCTTGCTCTCATCAATATTGCCTTCAAGTTCCTCTGGAGAAGGGGTAACTATATTCAATTACAATGCTCCATTACTGGTGCAACTACAtcagtctacatgtataacattaTAGGTGTTTGAGTGGGCTGCTCTgcttctatatacatgtagtgagaACGAATACTTTAATACATACACCACACGAATATAAACGTACTCAAAGACACAACGAATGCTTTTATGGCAGAGCCAAGCATAGCCTTTTCAGCTGGATCCTTAGTGTACTTGAGCACTTTCTGTATAAACAGTACAACTATTAatattagctacatgtagtgcaCATCATGAAACCTGCATCTGGTTAGTACCTCCAACAGAAGCTGATAGTGGCACTGATGCTGCATAGGGGCTATTAGTAGGTCGGAAAGGTCTTTCTTCTGCACCAGCTCATGGGTCCTGCACAGTAGCAGATACTCCTGAAACTCTGGAAGTTGCTGCAGGGCTCTCACAAATCCTCGCTGCTTCTCAAAGTTGACGCAAAACCGCTGGTACACTGGGTTGATTTTGTGTCCAAACTAAAACAAAGAAAGTGTGTATCTTAGACATACACACTGAAGAGCGAACCATTTACACAAAGGTAATTAGTAAGCAACCGACTTATCTTGTGACTTGTGCTACTGACAAACGTACCATGCTAAATGCTCGTATAAGCTCTCCATTGGGAGCAATCTTGTTGCCCGAGCGTCCATTAAACATTTGGAACAGTTGTTCAGCAATGCTGGAGCtcagctgcatgtgtatacagtagacaTAATGTGACATAACGGAAATACAATGTGATAGTACGTTTTGGCTGGCATTGTACTTGAAATTACTGACTAATGGAAGCAATAGATACCTCGCACAATCCACTCAAGTTCGCAAATATTTTGTCAACATCGGCAATCTTCAAAATTCCATGAAAGTGAAGTTCATCCAGAAAACCTTTGTACACCTGCACACAGCAAAATATGTACCACACAAGCCAAAGGCAAGTATTCAGATACATAAtttgcagcatagtaaaatTTAAGTATTTAAGTATTCATAATTACGAAGACAATGACAATTGTGGCCACGCACAAACTgggatacacacacaaacacacactaaccagtTCTAATGGTTGCAAGAGGTTTGTGAGGTACTTAATCTCCTGCTGGAACATGTCCCAGACAGTATTGTGGTACTGAATGTCCTCCTGACTACTCTCCCCGCTCAAACACACGTCCGTCCATGGACGATCCTAAAATCACAATAGTACAGTACGTAATATAAATCAGATTATTAATCACTGTACTTAATTGGTCTCACATAATTTGTGGATGCAACTCAACCTTTGACATTAACGAGCTACTGTGTATTTTAGCTAAACTTACAATATACTTGGCAAGAGAATCACGTTGATTGGTGATAGGTATTTGAGAGAAGGTCTGGAAGATCTGCTCTATGGAGAATGTCTTATGTTGCTCTTCCCTTGAAATGTGTGTTTCTGAAAGAGTGGCTCGTTTACGCCGGAAGAAAGTTGAGATCATGGAATTAGAGCGACCCCTTTGGCCTGTATAATATGTGACACGAGGTGTGGTAGGTAGttaacagcataattattgtaactaaCTTGATTTCTTTTTAGGAGCCGTAGTGTCTCTGCCCAGGGAGTTTGTTACTGTAAGAGGTTTCTTGGTGGGTGGAGACGTTCTTCCGAATTTGAGTGGCTCATTATCAAGAGACTTGACAGACTCAGGAGGACTAAAGTggaaacatacatgtaacgcTATAAGCAATGAGACGATTACATTCCCAAAAGTGAACAAACAGGGATCTTTGGTCATGAGCCAAAccgcctacatgtacactacacAAGTTTAAAGTCAGCAACAGAAAACAGGAACCTAATTTTGGCCATTACTAATACACAACATACCTCACAGCAACGGGCTCCGGACTAGTCTGTCTCTTGACTAACTGTATTGGAGCTAAGGTATTCTGTAGGAGTAATGGAGACGAGATCTAAACATGTGTAGGTGTGTAGGCATACACTGTAATAGTTTTAGAGCCTCTAAAGTTTTGTGCTCTAAAAAAACATGAGAAAGCATACAGAATGCCCGCTGTGACTCTAGTATGCATATCAAATACTGTACGTGCCACATTGGGTATATcctgatcatgcatgcattctaaACTACCTGCACTTCCCTTAATTACGACAGCTCtatattttcgaggcacttaaatttcgtggaatggttgactgcttaccggaagccacgcctttaatctttgtaCGTTGCACATAATTCtaaacaatttttgtggatttaattttcgttattgctaacccacgatctCCTCACATGCCGTACAGCGAAAATGTTCGCGTTTTTCGAAGGAAAACAGAAATCGCGAAAAttaactgggataaactcccacgcaccggtatttcacatgcaaagctattggtgggtgtggtttcctggcggttcatcctggcattgaaacacgaatattagaacccacgaaaataTAAAGTGAAAGTTTTGCACCAGCAAAATTTttccactatatatatagtacattATGGCATGGTCATCATTGGTAACTATCGTATAGTattacaacataattatattgaagcttTAGAGAAATTATCATGGCCACGTCTTTTTATTAAGCAGAAATAAGAGCAATttctgtatatacagtatatttaCACCGTACGTAAAATGTAAGCCTATAATTTTACATTGCCATTGGTATAGTCATCCACATTTATAAATGATGCGCTGGTTACCTTAGCAATATTATGGAGGGAGCAACTCCGTCTCTGTGATGCCGGGCTGGGGGGTGGTTTCTGCAACATCAGTATCATGTGTTACACGTATAGTGTGCCTCAATAAAAATGCACTGTTAGGGAGCTATTTAATAATGTAAATTTGATACCACATTTCCGTGATATCTAacagccataataattatacaatagctTCTCGAATTAAGGTAATGCCTAAGAGCGTACCTCTCTTTCCGTTATGACATCTGAGAGTTGCCGTGACAATGGGGCCAAGTGTTCATTAGTAAATACCTGTGTTATTTTGAGCAATTGGTCTGAATGAGGGAGATATGAGCTACTCATAAGCACCTAAAATTCATTAAGCTAGAATATCATTCTCCAGGATTGTAGTAGTAGCTATTCTCAAAATTGACAGGCTTTaaaagtagtagcctataaaagggaccaaatgagttattgggtggaatggtggggcataagtcccaaatggatatctcttaatgaaatctactgcatttacacacagtgcaagtgcatataatgcagtgcagtgcaatatatggttgccatagtgatgcaacatgttatatactgagcactcactgggcaacaatgCTGTATAGTGGgctaaaaatttactatggaattcagcaaaactaatgaatacactaaattccttcaaaacacatgtcttttattacgatttatatgaccagtcagacgacttaacgtcattgggcaacaagttagttat is a window of Halichondria panicea chromosome 13, odHalPani1.1, whole genome shotgun sequence DNA encoding:
- the LOC135346543 gene encoding pleckstrin homology domain-containing family G member 6-like encodes the protein MSLGNPEQMLVVTASDDEVSKLQDQLYQALFREAEAHKKIRHLHEQLMDTRRCSSSRSPNGLRIGMETPDLPWADTDLSQNSEVSPQSPTPALIVSMTPPQRNVSRLRSISQPCSPKVTGLGGLVNLKSLSEESHSNEQVHPKEMNGTVHHNMAGVWSPTNESLHVFTNEHLAPLSRQLSDVITEREKPPPSPASQRRSCSLHNIAKNTLAPIQLVKRQTSPEPVAVSPPESVKSLDNEPLKFGRTSPPTKKPLTVTNSLGRDTTAPKKKSSQRGRSNSMISTFFRRKRATLSETHISREEQHKTFSIEQIFQTFSQIPITNQRDSLAKYIDRPWTDVCLSGESSQEDIQYHNTVWDMFQQEIKYLTNLLQPLELVYKGFLDELHFHGILKIADVDKIFANLSGLCELSSSIAEQLFQMFNGRSGNKIAPNGELIRAFSMFGHKINPVYQRFCVNFEKQRGFVRALQQLPEFQEYLLLCRTHELVQKKDLSDLLIAPMQHQCHYQLLLEKVLKYTKDPAEKAMLGSAIKAFVVSLKELEGNIDESKRSAELLELQETLSWPSVTLQDMDAYIPEEIQGLLSSQQSGEQLVTKDRQLVYKGILRLLDSKAKPCHELHVFLFTDFLLFTELKSSKKESNQLIRYHVYGHPLFLESIELHDVTYNATHKHIVTIVEKTALQQKIKVYSLQAAGKDDKNKWLTQIFHAQDLLWHRQNDHYIESDV